In a genomic window of Flavobacterium sp. KACC 22761:
- a CDS encoding VOC family protein: protein MRIDQIQIKTNDLQKTKAFYQNIFGLFILENDQKSITFQAGTSILKFVEDKEFDSIYHFAFNIPENQLEEAIQWCKDKVDLIVLEDKSVVTHFENWNAHSIYFFDHNGNLLEFIARHDLNNEQVGEFNSASILCISEIGIVTESPFKLGKQLIEEHGLHFFSQNTNTDKFSAIGDHEGLLILVQPTRNWYPTQIRSESNPVKITLENNDNIIELNF, encoded by the coding sequence ATGAGAATAGATCAGATACAAATCAAAACAAACGATCTTCAAAAAACGAAAGCCTTTTATCAAAACATTTTTGGACTTTTTATTCTGGAAAATGACCAAAAATCGATAACATTTCAGGCTGGAACTTCCATTTTAAAATTTGTTGAGGATAAGGAGTTTGATTCCATATATCATTTTGCCTTCAATATTCCCGAAAATCAACTGGAAGAAGCCATTCAGTGGTGCAAAGACAAAGTGGATTTAATTGTTTTAGAAGATAAAAGCGTGGTTACTCATTTTGAAAATTGGAATGCGCATTCTATTTATTTCTTCGATCACAATGGAAATTTACTCGAATTCATTGCCCGACATGACCTTAATAATGAACAAGTTGGCGAATTTAATTCTGCTTCGATTTTATGCATAAGCGAAATCGGAATTGTGACCGAAAGTCCATTCAAACTTGGAAAACAATTAATCGAAGAACACGGATTGCATTTCTTTTCTCAAAATACAAATACCGATAAATTCTCCGCCATTGGCGATCATGAAGGTTTATTAATTTTGGTACAACCCACTAGAAATTGGTATCCAACCCAAATTCGATCTGAAAGCAATCCGGTGAAAATAACTTTGGAAAATAATGACAACATAATTGAATTGAATTTTTAA
- a CDS encoding FMN-dependent NADH-azoreductase: MSQKILKIITSTNGENSFSTKLSDAIIEKLALLNPDSQIQTLDLTKTPLPYLTDTHISAIYAPAETHTPEQIATIKYSDEAIKSLLESDIIVIGVPLYNFGIPAVLKGWIDQIARAGKTFTYGTEGIIGLVTNKKVYLSIASGSIFSEGPMKSYDFSESYLRTVFGFLGMTDVTTFRVEGTAISDFAANALPKALSSVEEFAF, from the coding sequence ATGAGCCAGAAAATTCTAAAAATAATAACAAGTACAAATGGAGAAAATTCATTTAGTACTAAATTGTCAGATGCGATTATCGAGAAATTGGCATTACTAAATCCTGATAGCCAAATACAAACATTGGATTTAACTAAAACACCGTTACCGTATTTGACAGATACTCATATAAGCGCTATTTATGCTCCTGCCGAAACGCATACACCAGAGCAGATTGCCACAATCAAATATTCTGATGAAGCGATAAAAAGCTTGTTGGAATCCGATATTATTGTAATTGGCGTTCCTTTATATAACTTTGGGATTCCCGCAGTTTTAAAAGGATGGATTGACCAAATTGCTAGAGCTGGAAAAACATTTACTTATGGTACCGAAGGGATAATAGGATTAGTAACCAACAAAAAAGTGTATTTGTCAATAGCATCAGGATCTATTTTTTCTGAAGGACCAATGAAAAGCTATGATTTCTCAGAATCGTATTTGCGAACGGTATTTGGCTTTTTAGGAATGACAGATGTTACGACTTTTAGAGTAGAAGGAACTGCAATTTCAGATTTTGCTGCAAATGCATTGCCGAAAGCGTTGTCTTCTGTTGAAGAATTTGCTTTTTAA
- a CDS encoding helix-turn-helix domain-containing protein — protein MKTKAEITKEMGCEPEECLAALLPVRDALEVLSGRWKLPILIALSNRPKRFKEISKDINGITDKMLSKELKDLEMNKLVTRTVYDTFPPTVEYARTEHSHTLYNVIGALNEWGTLHRKEIIGK, from the coding sequence ATGAAAACAAAAGCCGAAATAACTAAAGAAATGGGTTGTGAACCAGAAGAGTGTCTTGCAGCATTATTACCGGTAAGAGACGCGTTAGAAGTTTTAAGTGGCAGATGGAAATTGCCCATTTTGATTGCATTATCAAACCGACCAAAACGATTCAAAGAGATTTCTAAAGATATAAATGGAATAACAGATAAAATGCTTTCTAAAGAACTTAAAGATTTAGAAATGAACAAACTAGTTACCAGAACGGTTTATGATACTTTTCCACCAACAGTTGAATATGCAAGAACTGAGCATAGCCATACTTTATATAATGTTATTGGAGCCCTAAACGAATGGGGAACTTTACATAGAAAAGAAATTATTGGAAAGTAG
- a CDS encoding sulfatase, whose amino-acid sequence MKRSFFLLVLFAITSLSIAQSKKSNSKPNIIIINMDDMGYGDTEPYGMTGVATPHFNQIAQEGMRFTNFNAGQAICTASRAALLTGCYPNRIGMSGVLLPGAKHALNPNEETIASLLKKNGYKTANYGKWHLGNELPYWPTNYGFDEFFGIPYSHDVWPIDYDGYSKVTDAKDMRSSFPPLPLISNTTIIDTIENIKDASKLTTLFTEKAVAFIKKNKKDPFFLYLTHPLPHAPLAVSDKFKGKSELGLFGDVIMELDWSIGEIIKTLDKEGIAKNTVLILTSDNGPWLVFGDNAGSSGGFREGKSTTWEGGTRVPFLIRWPGKINAGTVNSSLMTNMDLLPTIASITGASLPKNQIDGLNFVPVLTGKTTSGPRDVFYYYFANGGNNLEAIRYKHWKLVFPHKGTTYNKKLQGKDGYRGEGASTEFPMALYDLAHDPGEIRDVQQLYPEIVAEIQKIADQAREDLGDDLNNKVGKNVRKPATY is encoded by the coding sequence ATGAAAAGAAGTTTCTTCTTACTCGTGCTTTTTGCAATTACTTCGTTGAGTATTGCGCAAAGCAAAAAGTCAAATTCAAAACCCAATATCATTATCATCAATATGGATGATATGGGCTACGGAGACACTGAGCCATATGGAATGACAGGTGTCGCTACGCCTCATTTTAATCAGATTGCTCAGGAAGGAATGCGATTTACAAACTTTAATGCCGGACAAGCGATTTGTACTGCTTCGAGAGCCGCTTTATTAACAGGTTGCTACCCAAATCGGATTGGAATGTCAGGCGTATTGCTTCCAGGCGCTAAGCATGCCTTAAATCCAAATGAAGAAACGATTGCATCGCTTTTAAAGAAAAACGGCTACAAAACTGCCAATTACGGAAAATGGCATTTGGGAAATGAATTGCCTTATTGGCCAACAAATTATGGTTTTGACGAATTTTTCGGGATTCCGTATTCACATGATGTGTGGCCAATTGATTATGATGGCTACTCAAAAGTTACAGATGCTAAAGATATGCGTTCTAGCTTCCCTCCGCTTCCATTAATCAGTAACACAACAATTATTGACACCATTGAAAATATCAAAGATGCTTCAAAACTAACTACTCTTTTTACGGAAAAAGCAGTTGCTTTTATTAAGAAAAACAAAAAAGATCCTTTCTTTTTATATCTAACACATCCTTTGCCACACGCGCCTTTAGCCGTTTCGGACAAATTTAAAGGCAAAAGCGAATTAGGGCTTTTTGGGGATGTTATAATGGAATTGGATTGGTCTATTGGCGAAATAATAAAAACATTAGATAAAGAAGGAATTGCAAAAAATACCGTTTTAATTTTAACCAGCGATAATGGTCCGTGGTTAGTATTTGGTGACAATGCGGGTTCTTCTGGTGGTTTTAGAGAAGGAAAATCGACAACTTGGGAAGGCGGTACGAGAGTTCCATTCTTAATTCGATGGCCAGGAAAAATAAATGCAGGAACCGTAAATAGTTCGCTAATGACCAATATGGATTTATTGCCTACAATTGCTTCAATTACGGGCGCATCTTTGCCAAAAAATCAAATTGATGGTTTGAATTTTGTTCCTGTTTTGACGGGAAAAACGACTTCAGGACCAAGAGACGTTTTTTATTACTATTTCGCAAATGGAGGCAATAATTTAGAAGCCATTCGATACAAACATTGGAAACTGGTTTTTCCACACAAAGGAACAACCTACAATAAAAAACTGCAAGGAAAAGACGGTTACCGTGGTGAAGGAGCTTCCACAGAATTTCCGATGGCGCTGTACGATTTAGCCCATGATCCGGGAGAAATTCGTGATGTACAACAATTATATCCTGAAATTGTAGCCGAAATCCAGAAAATTGCAGATCAAGCAAGAGAAGATCTTGGAGACGATTTGAATAATAAAGTTGGTAAGAATGTTAGAAAACCTGCTACATATTAA
- a CDS encoding fumarate reductase/succinate dehydrogenase flavoprotein subunit: MMESKIPEGPLADKWSNYKAKAKLVNPANRKKMTVIVVGTGLAGASCAASLAEQGYNIKSFCFQDSARRAHSVAAQGGVNAAKNYKNDGDSTYRMFYDTIKGGDFRSREANVYRLAECSAALIDHAVAQGVPFAREYAGYLNNRSFGGVQVSRTFYARGQTGQQLLLGAYQALERQTALGKIKLYTRHEMLELVVIDGKAKGIIARNLETGKLERHAADAVVLASGGYGKVYYLSTLAMGCNSSAIWRAHKKGAFMAGVSWIQFHPTSLPQHGENQSKLTLMSESLRNDGRIWVPKTAADDRNPNSIPEEERDYYLERKYPSFGNLAPRDISSRAAKERIDAGHGVGPMKNAIYLDFSDAIKTQGKNAIEAKYSNLFAMYEKITGINAYKEPMLISPSAHFTMGGLWVDYELMTTIPGLFALGEANFADHGANRLGANSLLQACVDGYFIAPYTIPNYLSGELNAQKIDISHPAFEEAEKTVRRQLDRFLHTNGTLSADYFHKKIGRLLYEKCGLSRSRNKLKEALIEIRELKASFEKDLRITGDNTLNSELEKAGRIADYIELAELMCYDALQREESCGAHFREEYQTADGEAVRNDDEFCYVSAWEWKGLNNEPELHKEPLKFESVELAVRSYK; the protein is encoded by the coding sequence ATGATGGAATCAAAAATACCCGAAGGACCTCTTGCCGATAAATGGAGCAACTACAAAGCTAAAGCTAAACTTGTAAACCCTGCCAACAGAAAAAAAATGACCGTCATTGTCGTCGGAACTGGACTTGCCGGAGCTTCTTGCGCGGCTTCATTAGCAGAACAAGGTTATAACATCAAATCTTTCTGTTTTCAGGATTCTGCCAGAAGAGCCCATTCTGTTGCCGCTCAAGGCGGTGTAAATGCTGCCAAAAACTACAAAAATGATGGCGACAGCACTTACCGAATGTTTTATGATACCATAAAAGGCGGTGATTTTAGATCACGTGAGGCAAATGTGTATCGTCTTGCAGAATGTTCGGCAGCTTTGATCGATCATGCTGTAGCCCAAGGTGTGCCTTTTGCAAGAGAATATGCTGGTTATCTCAACAACAGATCTTTTGGTGGCGTTCAGGTTTCACGCACATTTTATGCACGCGGACAAACCGGACAACAGCTTTTATTAGGTGCTTACCAAGCGCTAGAACGCCAAACTGCATTAGGGAAAATCAAATTATATACCCGTCATGAAATGCTTGAATTAGTTGTAATTGATGGGAAAGCAAAAGGAATTATTGCAAGAAACCTTGAAACTGGAAAACTAGAACGTCATGCTGCCGATGCTGTTGTATTAGCTTCTGGTGGCTACGGAAAAGTATATTATCTCTCAACATTGGCAATGGGCTGCAACAGTTCGGCTATTTGGCGTGCACACAAAAAAGGCGCTTTTATGGCCGGTGTAAGCTGGATTCAGTTTCATCCTACTTCTTTGCCACAACATGGTGAAAATCAATCAAAACTTACTTTAATGTCGGAATCACTTCGAAATGATGGCAGAATCTGGGTTCCAAAAACGGCTGCTGACGACCGAAATCCAAATTCAATTCCAGAAGAAGAACGTGATTACTACTTGGAACGAAAATATCCTTCATTTGGAAATCTGGCTCCGCGAGACATTTCATCAAGAGCGGCAAAAGAAAGAATTGATGCGGGACATGGTGTTGGGCCAATGAAAAATGCTATCTATCTTGATTTTTCAGACGCCATAAAAACGCAAGGAAAAAATGCCATTGAAGCCAAATACAGTAATCTTTTTGCTATGTATGAAAAAATTACTGGAATTAATGCTTATAAAGAACCCATGCTGATTTCGCCTTCGGCACATTTTACAATGGGTGGACTTTGGGTTGATTATGAATTAATGACTACAATTCCAGGTTTGTTTGCCCTTGGCGAAGCTAATTTTGCTGATCATGGTGCAAATCGTCTTGGCGCAAATTCGCTACTACAAGCTTGCGTTGATGGCTATTTTATTGCCCCATATACAATTCCAAATTATCTTTCTGGAGAATTAAATGCGCAAAAAATAGATATTTCGCATCCCGCTTTTGAAGAAGCCGAAAAAACAGTCCGAAGACAGCTGGACCGTTTTTTACATACCAACGGAACGCTTTCAGCAGATTATTTTCATAAAAAAATTGGACGCCTTCTTTACGAGAAATGTGGTCTTTCACGAAGCCGAAACAAGCTGAAAGAAGCTTTGATCGAAATTCGCGAACTCAAAGCTTCATTTGAAAAAGACCTCAGAATTACTGGAGATAACACTTTAAACAGTGAACTCGAAAAAGCCGGCCGAATTGCTGATTATATCGAATTGGCCGAATTAATGTGTTATGATGCCTTACAGCGTGAAGAATCCTGTGGTGCTCATTTTAGAGAAGAATATCAAACGGCTGACGGAGAAGCTGTACGCAACGACGATGAATTTTGTTATGTATCGGCTTGGGAATGGAAAGGACTAAATAACGAACCCGAACTTCACAAAGAACCCCTAAAATTTGAGTCAGTAGAACTTGCAGTGAGAAGCTATAAATAA
- a CDS encoding 4-hydroxy-tetrahydrodipicolinate reductase: MKIGLIGFGKTGKSVASILLENKKFSLEWVLRQSKVLQHRSVPEFFGIESDEPGLIYSSSETNAEELLEKHPVDVIIDFSSSEGIYAYGKSAADRNVKIISAISHYKEKEVKFLKKLSERTTVFWSPNITLGVNYLLFAAKFLKKIAPWVDIEVNEEHFKAKEGTSGTAVKIAEALDVEKESINSVRAGGIVGKHEVIFGFPYQTVRLIHESISREAFGNGVIFVAENLKEKEKGFYNFEDILTPYFAV, from the coding sequence ATGAAAATAGGATTAATCGGATTCGGAAAAACTGGAAAATCTGTAGCTTCGATATTGTTAGAAAACAAGAAATTTTCTTTGGAATGGGTTTTAAGACAAAGCAAAGTTTTGCAACACAGATCTGTTCCTGAATTTTTTGGCATCGAATCAGACGAACCCGGATTAATTTATTCCAGTTCAGAAACCAATGCAGAAGAATTATTAGAAAAACATCCTGTAGATGTGATTATTGATTTCTCGTCAAGCGAAGGAATTTATGCTTATGGAAAATCTGCCGCTGACCGAAACGTCAAAATTATCTCTGCAATTTCGCATTATAAAGAGAAAGAAGTAAAATTTCTGAAAAAATTGTCTGAGCGTACGACAGTATTTTGGTCGCCAAATATTACGCTTGGTGTTAATTATTTATTGTTTGCAGCTAAGTTTTTAAAGAAAATTGCCCCTTGGGTTGATATTGAAGTCAACGAAGAACATTTTAAAGCAAAAGAAGGAACTTCGGGAACCGCGGTAAAAATTGCTGAAGCTTTAGATGTTGAAAAAGAAAGCATAAATTCGGTGAGAGCGGGTGGAATTGTAGGGAAACATGAAGTCATTTTTGGTTTTCCCTATCAAACGGTAAGATTGATTCACGAATCTATTTCGAGAGAAGCTTTTGGAAACGGCGTTATTTTTGTAGCCGAGAATCTAAAAGAAAAAGAAAAAGGTTTCTACAATTTTGAGGATATTTTGACGCCTTATTTTGCGGTGTAA
- a CDS encoding TonB-dependent receptor, giving the protein MNNNLTIKKICFFMFFLASLNLMAQNQNTGRITGKIFLSGNVPAEGISVALKGTKYSAVTNENGQYDIRSIKPGSYTISIHSVGIHGTEDAIVVTAGKITTKNFSLSESQEDLDEVVITKNKYKQDKPSLSLRLQTPVLEIPQNVQIVSGQTLKDQQITSMSDGVIRNVSGAVRLEHWGDLYTNITMRGSQIQAFRNGFNVVSSFWGPLTEDMSFVDHIEFVKGPAGFMLSSGDPSGLYNVVTKKPTGITKGEVSVLGGSYDFYRVSLDLDGKLDKKGKLLYRFNGAAQKKRSHRPFEHNDRYVIAPVISYQVDDKTKITAEYNFQYANMTEVGSYYVFGPASDGYATLPVGFTMTQPGLPDTNIQDHSGYLQFEHKFDDNWKLTAQTSYFKYIQQGYSSWPSLVGPAGVDTDNDKILDTFINKGDVIRNVGIWDAESNMYLGQIFLNGKFNTGSVSHKILSGVDLGSKDYMADWGQSHNLDTLDNPFNVYNPNYGTPSNGFPAFDHDTPLSQRAGGLYGSEYAAGYVQDELGFFQNKLRLTLAARYTWIKQTSSYDNPQEDSHITPRVGVSYSLNESTAFYGLYDQAFSPQSGVVRDGQVKPLTGNNVEFGIKKDWFDGSWNTSVSVYNILKKNELTADPRNTPNEQYKIVLGEKRAQGVEFDVRGKLFDGLNLIANYAFTESIVNKVDPLVSDATGIEKGDIVPGYAKHTANAWLNYTVQNGKLKGFGASIGGTFLDGRQTDTWSEGLQKLPSYFKLDGGLSYETGKVKVTANVFNILNKYLYSGSFYSWLNAYYWQTEAPTNFRVGVTYKF; this is encoded by the coding sequence ATGAATAATAACTTAACCATTAAAAAAATCTGTTTTTTTATGTTTTTCTTGGCATCATTGAATTTGATGGCACAAAATCAAAATACAGGAAGAATAACAGGAAAAATATTTTTGAGTGGCAATGTTCCAGCAGAAGGTATTTCTGTTGCACTTAAAGGAACCAAATATAGCGCTGTGACCAATGAAAATGGCCAGTATGACATTCGAAGTATCAAACCAGGCTCTTATACCATTAGTATCCATTCTGTTGGAATTCACGGCACAGAAGATGCAATTGTTGTGACTGCAGGAAAAATAACTACAAAAAACTTTTCGCTTTCTGAAAGCCAGGAAGATCTTGACGAAGTAGTGATTACAAAAAACAAATACAAACAAGACAAACCATCATTGTCTTTGCGTTTGCAAACCCCAGTTTTGGAAATTCCACAAAACGTTCAAATTGTAAGTGGACAGACTTTAAAAGATCAGCAAATTACAAGTATGAGCGATGGAGTTATTCGAAATGTAAGCGGTGCTGTACGTTTGGAACACTGGGGAGATTTGTACACCAATATTACCATGCGAGGTTCTCAAATTCAGGCTTTCCGTAACGGATTTAATGTAGTTTCGTCTTTCTGGGGACCATTAACTGAAGATATGAGTTTTGTAGATCATATTGAATTTGTGAAAGGTCCAGCAGGTTTCATGCTTTCAAGTGGTGATCCAAGCGGACTTTATAATGTTGTGACTAAAAAACCAACCGGAATTACAAAAGGTGAAGTTTCAGTACTTGGCGGAAGCTACGATTTTTACAGAGTGAGTCTTGATCTTGATGGAAAATTAGATAAAAAAGGAAAACTGCTTTACAGATTTAATGGTGCAGCTCAAAAAAAACGTTCTCATCGTCCTTTTGAACATAACGACCGTTACGTAATTGCTCCAGTAATCTCATATCAAGTTGACGACAAAACTAAAATTACAGCTGAATACAATTTTCAATATGCAAATATGACTGAAGTTGGTTCTTACTATGTTTTCGGACCAGCATCTGATGGTTATGCGACTTTGCCTGTTGGATTTACAATGACGCAGCCAGGACTGCCTGATACCAATATTCAGGATCATAGCGGTTACTTACAGTTCGAACATAAATTTGATGACAACTGGAAACTTACGGCACAAACTTCTTATTTTAAATACATTCAACAAGGATATAGCTCATGGCCAAGTTTAGTTGGACCAGCTGGAGTGGATACCGATAATGATAAAATTCTTGATACTTTTATTAATAAAGGAGATGTCATTAGAAATGTTGGTATTTGGGATGCAGAAAGCAATATGTATTTGGGACAAATATTCTTAAATGGGAAATTCAATACAGGATCTGTTAGTCACAAAATTTTAAGTGGAGTAGATTTAGGAAGCAAAGATTATATGGCTGATTGGGGACAATCGCACAATCTTGATACACTTGATAATCCGTTTAATGTTTATAATCCAAATTATGGAACGCCATCTAATGGTTTCCCAGCTTTTGACCACGATACACCATTAAGCCAAAGAGCTGGCGGACTTTATGGTTCAGAATATGCTGCTGGTTATGTTCAGGATGAACTTGGATTCTTTCAAAATAAATTAAGATTGACTCTTGCTGCAAGATATACATGGATTAAGCAGACTAGTAGTTATGATAATCCACAAGAAGATAGTCATATTACACCTCGCGTAGGAGTTAGTTATTCTCTAAATGAAAGCACAGCCTTTTACGGATTATATGATCAGGCTTTTTCACCTCAATCAGGAGTTGTTAGAGATGGACAAGTAAAACCGCTTACAGGAAATAATGTTGAATTTGGAATCAAAAAAGACTGGTTTGACGGTTCTTGGAATACAAGTGTTTCTGTTTATAACATCTTGAAAAAGAATGAACTTACCGCAGATCCTAGAAATACACCAAATGAACAATACAAAATTGTTCTTGGAGAAAAAAGAGCGCAAGGAGTTGAATTTGATGTTAGAGGAAAATTGTTTGATGGTTTGAATCTTATTGCAAATTATGCTTTTACGGAATCTATTGTAAATAAGGTTGATCCATTGGTTTCTGATGCAACAGGAATTGAAAAAGGAGATATTGTTCCCGGTTATGCTAAACATACTGCAAATGCATGGTTAAATTATACTGTTCAAAATGGAAAACTAAAAGGTTTTGGAGCTTCTATTGGTGGAACTTTTCTTGACGGACGCCAAACTGATACGTGGAGCGAGGGTCTTCAAAAATTGCCTTCATACTTTAAGTTAGACGGAGGTCTATCTTATGAAACCGGTAAAGTTAAAGTAACAGCCAACGTATTTAATATCTTAAATAAATATTTATACAGCGGTTCATTTTACAGCTGGCTAAATGCTTACTATTGGCAGACTGAAGCGCCAACAAACTTTAGAGTAGGTGTAACGTATAAATTTTAA
- a CDS encoding LLM class flavin-dependent oxidoreductase codes for MEIGIDSFASAMYGDNNTLSSVDAMEQLLQRIELADQVGLDVFGIGEHHKKEFLDSATAVILSAAAARTKNIRLSSAVSVLSAADPVRVYQSFATLDLISKGRAEIVAGRGSAIEAYPLFGFDLNDYDALFKEKLNLLLQIRDNEFVTWSGKFRPALNNLPVYPRALQEKMPIWLGVGGTPESFIRAGSLGLPLMVAVIGGQTHRFRPLIDLYREAGKAAGYKPEELKVGLHSPGFVGNTTEKAIEEYYPGYAELWTKLGYERGWPPVTKGKFDGLIDDLGVLIVGSPERAAEKILRHSEALGGVDRFTFQMDNAGLTHQQLMNSIELIGTKLIPLIKKG; via the coding sequence ATGGAAATAGGAATTGACAGTTTTGCTTCGGCAATGTACGGCGACAACAACACTTTAAGCAGTGTTGACGCAATGGAACAATTGCTCCAGAGAATTGAACTTGCAGATCAAGTTGGTCTTGATGTTTTCGGAATTGGAGAACATCACAAAAAAGAATTTTTAGATTCAGCTACCGCTGTAATTTTGAGTGCAGCGGCGGCACGAACAAAAAACATACGTTTATCAAGCGCCGTTTCGGTTTTAAGTGCTGCAGATCCAGTACGAGTTTATCAAAGTTTTGCGACTTTAGATTTAATTTCGAAAGGAAGGGCTGAAATTGTGGCCGGTCGAGGCTCTGCAATTGAAGCTTATCCCCTTTTCGGATTTGATTTGAATGATTATGATGCACTTTTTAAAGAGAAGTTAAATTTACTGCTTCAAATTCGTGATAATGAATTTGTGACTTGGTCAGGAAAATTTCGTCCCGCGCTAAATAACCTTCCTGTTTATCCGAGAGCATTGCAAGAAAAAATGCCAATTTGGCTTGGTGTTGGCGGCACTCCAGAATCTTTTATTAGAGCCGGAAGTTTAGGATTACCTTTAATGGTCGCTGTCATTGGCGGCCAAACGCATCGTTTTCGCCCGTTGATCGATTTGTATCGCGAAGCAGGAAAAGCGGCAGGTTACAAACCCGAAGAATTAAAAGTTGGTTTGCATTCGCCAGGTTTCGTTGGAAATACCACTGAAAAAGCAATTGAAGAATATTATCCTGGTTATGCTGAACTTTGGACAAAATTAGGATACGAACGTGGCTGGCCTCCAGTTACCAAAGGAAAATTTGATGGCTTAATTGATGATTTAGGTGTTTTGATTGTTGGAAGTCCTGAACGTGCAGCCGAGAAAATTTTAAGACACAGCGAAGCACTTGGAGGTGTTGACCGATTTACTTTTCAGATGGATAATGCTGGACTTACGCATCAACAATTAATGAATTCCATCGAATTAATCGGAACAAAATTGATTCCGTTAATTAAGAAAGGATAA
- a CDS encoding succinate dehydrogenase/fumarate reductase iron-sulfur subunit, with translation MKLYLKIWRQFDVASKGEMVDYEIDNVSEHMSFLEMLDLLNESLIQKGERVIEFDHDCREGICGQCGVMINGRAHGPLKNTTTCQLHMRSFKDGDTIYIEPFRAKAFPVLRDLKIDRKAFDSIIASGGFIGASTGQAPEANSIPISYETAEAAFDAAACIGCGACVASCKNASAALFVGAKITHLALLPQGKIEAPKRAVSMVKQMDEEGFGACSDTRACEIECPQGISVLSIAKMNLEYVKALTFRK, from the coding sequence ATGAAACTTTATCTTAAAATATGGCGTCAATTTGATGTTGCTTCAAAAGGAGAAATGGTAGATTATGAAATAGATAATGTTTCAGAACATATGTCGTTTCTAGAGATGCTGGATCTTTTGAATGAATCTCTTATTCAAAAAGGAGAGCGCGTAATTGAATTCGATCATGATTGCAGAGAAGGAATTTGCGGGCAATGCGGTGTAATGATCAACGGACGAGCGCATGGTCCTTTAAAAAACACCACAACATGCCAGCTTCATATGCGCAGTTTTAAGGACGGAGATACTATTTATATCGAACCTTTTAGAGCAAAAGCATTTCCTGTTTTAAGAGATTTAAAAATTGATCGCAAAGCTTTTGATTCGATTATTGCATCTGGAGGTTTTATAGGTGCTTCTACAGGTCAGGCGCCCGAAGCAAATAGTATCCCGATTTCTTATGAAACTGCCGAAGCCGCTTTTGATGCTGCTGCCTGTATTGGTTGTGGCGCTTGTGTTGCCTCATGCAAAAATGCCAGTGCCGCTTTGTTTGTTGGTGCCAAAATCACGCATCTTGCATTATTGCCACAAGGAAAAATTGAAGCTCCTAAACGCGCGGTTTCGATGGTAAAACAAATGGATGAAGAAGGTTTTGGCGCTTGCTCGGATACGAGAGCCTGCGAAATTGAGTGTCCACAGGGAATTTCGGTGCTTTCAATTGCTAAAATGAATTTAGAATATGTGAAGGCTTTGACTTTTAGAAAGTAA
- a CDS encoding DUF1810 domain-containing protein codes for MSYNNNELMRFLDAQNKLYLSALAEIKKGKKESPWMWFVFPQIKGSGSCDTSRFYEIKNADEAIAFLEHPILGKHLIEITSELIKTEEKTATEIFGNPDDERLQSCLTLFASVQNTEPVFQEALHKYFDGSTDFHTLQLLYSNL; via the coding sequence ATGTCCTACAACAACAACGAATTAATGCGTTTTTTAGACGCACAAAACAAGCTATACCTATCTGCGCTTGCCGAAATTAAGAAAGGTAAAAAAGAATCTCCTTGGATGTGGTTTGTGTTTCCGCAGATCAAAGGATCAGGATCTTGCGATACTTCAAGATTCTACGAAATCAAAAATGCCGATGAAGCGATCGCTTTTTTGGAACATCCGATTTTAGGAAAACATCTCATCGAAATAACTTCTGAATTAATCAAAACAGAGGAAAAAACGGCAACAGAAATATTTGGAAATCCAGATGACGAAAGACTTCAATCTTGCTTAACATTATTTGCAAGCGTTCAAAATACTGAACCGGTTTTTCAAGAAGCGTTGCATAAGTATTTTGATGGATCAACCGACTTTCATACGTTGCAATTATTGTACAGTAATTTGTAA